A stretch of DNA from Pseudoliparis swirei isolate HS2019 ecotype Mariana Trench chromosome 5, NWPU_hadal_v1, whole genome shotgun sequence:
ggagaaggataAAGGAAGGTAAGGAAAGATAAAgaagagtaaaggaaggataAGGAAGAGTAAAGGAGGAATGGGAAGGGGCAAGGAAGGATAAAGGAAGGATAAAGGAAGAGTAAAGGAAGAGTAAAGgaagagtaaaggaaggataaaggaagagtaaaggaaggataGAGGAAGGGTAAAGGGAAGGATAGGGAAGGTAAAGGAAGAGTAGGGAAGGTAGGAAGGGATGGGGAAGGGTAAAGGAGGATAAGGAGAGGTAAAGGGAAGAGTAGGGAGGGAGTAAAGGAAGAGTAAAGGAAGAGTAAAGgaagagtaaaggaaggataaaggaagagtaaaggaagagtaaaggaaggataAAGGAAGAGTAAAGAaagagtaaaggaaggataAAGGAAGAGTAAAGGAAGGGTAAAGGAAGGATAGAGGAAGGGCGaaaggatgaggaagagagtaaaggaagagtaaaggaaggataAAGGAAGAGTAAAGAAAGAGTAAAGgaagagtaaaggaaggatagaggaagagtaaaggaagagtaaaggaaggataaaggaggagtaaaggaagagtaaaggaagagtaaaggaaggataaaggaagagtaaaggaaggataaaggaagagtaaaggaaggataGAGGAAGGGTAAAGGAAGGATAAAGGAAGGATAGAGGAAGGGTAAAGGAAGGATAAAGgaagagtaaaggaaggataaaggaagagtaaaggaaggataaaggaagagtaaaggaaggataaaggaagagtaaaggaagagtaaaggaagagtaaaggaaggataGAGGAAGGATAGAGGAAGGATAAAGGAAGGATAGAGGAAGGATAGAGGAAGGGTAAAGGAAGGGTAAAGGAAGGATAGAGGAAGGATAGAGGAAGGATAGAGGAAGGATAAAGGAAGGATAGAGGAAGGATAGAGGAAGGAgctcctgacaggaagcagctctGACCGGCCGGTTGGCTGCCGGGACGAACATCCCCAGAACGAAGACGCCGAGCAGCGGCCCGCTGACCACGCCCATCACGGTGAAGGAGCCCTGGAGGAGGAAGCActtcctgtcacatgacaccacGAGGAACGCTCATCCATAGGACATCAGGTTTACTACACCTGAAGAACTCCCCAATCCAGGAAGGAGGCGAGAGCAGCGACCGCGATGCAGCTCCCCCCGTACAGGAGCGCTGGAACAGAGGTCACGACCCAGGGGTCAAGCCAcagcaacaggaagtggagacgacagcaggaagtggagacaacaccaggaagtggagacaacacaggaagtggagacaacATAGGAAGTGGAGAcaacacaggaagtggagacaacaccaggaagtggagacaacacaggaagtggagacaacATAGGAAGTGGAGAcaacacaggaagtggagacaacaccaggaagtggagacaACACAGAAAGTGGAGACAACATAGGAAGTGGAGAcaacacaggaagtggagacaacacaggaagtggagacaacacaggaagtggagacaacATAGGAAGTGGAGACAACTGCAGAGTGGAGACGACAGCAGGAAGTGTAGACAAcaccaggaagtggagacaacacaggaagtggagacaacaccaggaagtggagacaacacaggaagtggagacaacacaggaagtggagacaacacaggaagtggaggcaACACCGGAAGTGGAGACAACAGCAGGAAGTGGGGACAATAAcaacacaggaagtggagacaatAACAGGAAGTAGATGCACCAATAGGAAGTGGAGAcagcaacaggaagtggagacgacagcaggaagtggagacatcaacaggaagtggagacatcaacaggaagtagatacagcaacaggaagtggagacagcAACAGGAAGTGTCTCAGTGTCTGGTGCGGGCCGCTTGTTGACCACATGACGGTGACCTCAGACCTACACAGGCCCTGAGACACCAGGATCAGCTCCTCCTGCGTCAGGAGGGCCAGGCGAGGCttcagcaggtcctccatcgtcACGGCAGCCATGGCGTTGATGCTCGTGGAGGCCGTGCTGCGAAGAACACGCTACCAGAGTCATGCACACGCTACCAGAGTCATGCACACGCTACCAGAGATACACACGCTACCAGAGATACACACGCTACCAGAGATACACACGCTACCAGAGTCATGCACACGCTACCAGAGATACACACGCTACCAGAGATACACACGCTACCAGAGATACACACGCTACCAGAGATACACACGCTACCAGAGATACACACGCtaccagagatacacacactaccagagatacacagatacacacgctaccagagtcataaacatgttaccagagtcataaacatgttaccagagtcataaacatgttaccagagtcataaacatgttactagagtcataaacatgttaccagagtcataaacatgttactagagtcataaacatgttgccaagtcataaacatgttactagTCAGACATGTCATAGAGTCATATACATGTtggagtcataaacatgttactagagtcataaacatgttaccagtcataaacatgttaccagagtcataaacatgttaccagagtcataaacatgttactagagtcataaacatgttaccagagtcataaacatgttactagagtcataaacatgttaccagagtcataaacatgttactagagtcataaacatgttaccagagtcataaacatgttactagagtcataaacatgttaccagagtcataaacatgttacagtcataaacatgttactagagtcataaacatgtactagagtcataaacatgttaccagagtcataaacatgttaccagtcataaacatgttaccagagtcataaacatgttaccagagtcataaacatgttaccagagtcataaacatgttactagagtcataaacatgttaccagagtcataaacatgttaccagtcataaacatgttaccagagtcataaacatgttaccagagtcataaacatgttaccagagtcataaacacgctacagtcataaacatgttaccagagtcataaacacgctacagtcataaacatgttaccagagtcataaacatgttaccagagtcataaacatgttaccagagtcataaacatgctacagtcataaacatgttaccagagtcataaacatgctacagtcataaacatgttaccagagtcataaacatgttaccagagtcataaacatgttaccagagtcataaacatgttactagagtcataaacatgttaccagagtcataaacatgttaccagtcataaacatgttaccagagtcataaacatgttactagagtcataaacatgttaccagagtcataaacatgttaccagagtcataaacatgttaccagtcataaacatgttaccagagtcataaacatgttaccagagtcataaacatgttactagagtcataaacatgttaccagagtcataaacatgttaccagagtcataaacatgctacagtcataaacatgttaccagagtcataaacatgttactagagtcataaacatgttaccagagtcataaacatgttacagtcataaacatgttaccagagtcataaacatgttaccagagtcataaacatgttaccagagtcataaacatgttaccagagtcataaaacatgttaccagagtcataaacatgttagagtcataaacatgttaccagagtcataaacacgtGTACctagtcataaacatgttaccaaagatgagtcataaacatgttactagagtcataaacatgttaccagagtcataaacatgttaccagagtcataaacatgttactagagtcataaacatgttaccagagtcataaacatgttaccagtcataaacatgttaccagagtcataaacatgttaccagagtcataaacatgttaccagagtcataaacatgttaccagagtcataaacatgttaccagagtcataaacatgttactagagtcataaacatgttaccagtcataaacatgttaccagagtcataaacatgttacagtcacaaacatgttaccagagtcataaacatgttacagtcataaacatgttaccagtcataaacatgttacgtATAAACATgctagagtcataaacatgttaccagagtcataaacatgttactagagtcataaacatgttaccagagtcataaacatgttaccagagtcataaacatgttaccagagtcataaacatgttaccagagtcataaacatgttacagagtcataaacatgttactagagtcataaacatgctacagtcataaacatgttaccagagtcataaacatgttaccagagtcataaacatgttactagagtcataaacatgttaccagagtcataaacacgctacagtcataaacatgttaccagagtcataaacatgttactagagtcataaacatgttaccagagtcataaacacgctacagtcataaacatgttaccagagtcataaacatgttactagagtcataaacatgttaccagagtcataaacatgttaccagagtcataaacatgttaccagagtcataaacatgttactagagtcataaacatgttaccagagtcataaacatgctacagtcataaacatgttaccagagtcataaacatgttaccagagtcataaacacgctacagtcataaacatgttaccagagtcataaacatgttactagagtcataaacatgttactagagtcataaacatgttaccagagtcataaacatgttactagagtcataaacatgttaccagagtcataaacatgttactagagtcataaacatgttactagagtcataaacatgttactagagtcataaacatgttaccagagtcataaacatgttaccagagtcataaacatgttaccagagtcataaacatgttaccagagtcataaacatgttaccagagtcataaacatgctacagtcataaacatgttaccagagtcataaacacactacagtcataaacatgttaccagagtcataaacatgttaccagagtcataaacatgttactagagtcataaacatgttaccagagtcataaacatgttactagagtcataaacatgttactagagtcataaacatgttaccagagtcataaacatgttactagagtcataaacatgttaccagagtcataaacatgctacagtcataaacatgttaccagagtcataaacacgctacagtcataaacatgttaccagagtcataaacatgctacagtcataaacatgttaccagagtcataaacatgttactagagtcataaacatgttactagagtcataaacatgttaccagagtcataaacatgttactagagtcataaacatgttaccagagtcataaacatgttacagtcataaacatgttactagagtcataaacatgttaccagagtcataaacacgctacagtcataaacatgttactagagtcataaacatgttactagagtcataaacatgttaccagagtcataaacacgctacagtcataaacatgttactagagtcataaacatgttaccagagtcataaacacgctacagtcataaacatgttaccagtcataaacatgttaccagagtcataaacacgctacagtcataaacatgttaccagagtcataaacacgctacagtcataaacatgttaccagagtcataaacacgctacagtcataaacatgttaccagagtcataaacatgttacagtcataaacatgttaccagagtcataaacatgttacagtcataaacatgttaccagagtcataaacacgctacagtcataaacatgttaccagagtcataaacatgttaccagagtcataaacatgttaccagagtcataaacatgttactagagtcataaacatgttactagagtcataaacatgttaccagagtcataaacacgctacagtcataaacatgttaccagagtcataaacatgctacagtcataaacatgttactagagtcataaacatgttaccagagtcataaacatgttacagtcataaacatgttaccagagtcataaacatgttactagagtcataaacatgttaccagagtcataaacatgttaccagagtcataaacatgctacagtcataaacatgttaccagagtcataaacatgttacagtcataaacatgttaccagagtcataaacacactacagtcataaacatgttaccagagtcataaacacgctacagtcataaacatgttaccagagtcataaacatgttactagagtcataaacatgttactagagtcataaacatgttaccagagtcataaacatgctacagtcataaacatgttaccagagtcataaacatgctacagtcataaacatgttaccagagtcataaacatgctacagtcataaacatgttaccagagtcataaacacgctacagtcataaacatgttaccagagtcataaacatgctacagtcataaacatgttaccagagtcataaacatgttacagtcataaacatgttaccagagtcataaacacgttaacacaccagtcataaacatgttaccagagtcataaacatgctacagtcataaacatgttaccagagtcataaacacgctacagtcataaacatgttaccagagtcataaacacgctacagtcataaacatgttaccagagtcataaacacgctacagtcataaacatgttactagagtcataaacatactacagtcataaacatgttactagagtcataaacatgttaccagagtcataacttgtgagtcataaacatgttactagagtcataaacatgttaccagagtcataaacatgctacagtcataaacatgttaccagagtcataaacatgctacagtcataaacatgttaccagagtcataaacacgctacagtcataaacatgttaccagagtcataaacatgttacagtcataaacatgttaccagagtcataaacacgctacagtcataaacatgttaccagagtcataaacacgctacagtcataaacatgttaccagagtcataaacatgttactagagtcataaacatgttaccagagtcataaacatgttaccagagtcataaacacgctacagtcataaacatgttaccagagtcataaacacgctacagtcataaacatgttaccagagtcataaacacgctgatcaaacatgttaccagagtcataaacatgctacagtcataaacatgttaccagagtcataaacatgttacagtcataaacatgttaccagagtcataaacacgctacagtcataaacatgttaccagagtcataaacacactacagtcataaacatgttaccagagtcataaacacgctacagtcataaacatgttaccagagtcataaacacgctacagtcataaacatgttaccagagtcataaacacactacagtcataaacatgttaccagtcataaacatgttacagtcataaacatgttaccagagtcataaacacgctacagtcataaacatgttaccagagtcataaacacgctacagtcataaacatgttaccagataTAAACACactacagtcataaacatgttaccagagtcataaacatgctacagtcataaacatgttaccagagtcataaacacgctacagtcataaacatgttaccagagtcataaacacgctacagtcataaacatgttaccagagtcataaacatgttacagtcataaacatgttaccagagtcataaacacgctacagtcataaacatgttaccagagtcataaacacgctacagtcataaacatgttaccagagtcataaacacgctacagtcataaacatgttaccagagtcataaacatgctacagtcataaacatgttaccagagtcataaacatgctacagtcataaacatgttaccagagtcataaacacgctacagtcataaacatgttaccagagtcataaacatgctacagtcataaacatgttaccagagtcataaacacgctCCAGTCATAAACAttttaccagagtcataaacacgctacagtcataaacatgttaccagagtcataaacatgctacagtcataaacatgttaccagagtcataaacatgttaccagagtcataaacatgctacagtcataaacatgttaccagagtcataaacacgctacagtcataaacatgttaccagagtcataaacacgctacagtcataaacatgttaccagagtcataaacacgctacagtcataaacatgttaccagagtcataaacatgttaccagagtcataaacacgctacagtcataaacatgttaccagagtcataaacacgctacagtcataaacatgttaccagagtcataaacacgcaacagtcataaacatgttaccagagtcataaacatgcaacagtcataaacatgttaccagagtcataaacacgctacagtcataaacatgttaccagagtcataaacatgttacagtcacaaacatgttaccagagtcataaacatgttacagtcataaacatgttaccagtcataaacatgttaccagagctTCATAATGTTACTCAGAGTCTTTGGATAAacgctacagtcataaacatgtaatgtaacagtcataaacatgttaccagagtcataaacatgctaccgtcataaacatgttaccagagtcataaacacatacagtcataaacatgttaccagagtcataaacgctacagtcataaacatgttaccagagtcataaacatgttacagtcacaaacatgttaccagagtcataaacatgttaccagtcataaacatgttacagtcataaacatgttaccagagtcataaacacgctacagtcataaacatgttaccagagtcataaacacgctacagtcataaacatgttaccagtcataaacatgttacagtcataaacatgttaccagagtcataaacatgttaccacagtcataaacacgctacagtcataaacatgttaccagtcataaacacgctacagtcataaacatgttaccagagtcataaacacgctacagtcataaacatgttaccagagtcattaacacgctacagtcataaacatgttaccagtcataaacatgttaccagtcataaacatgttacagtcataaacatgttaccagagtcataaacatgctacagtcataaacatgttaccagagtcataaacatgctacagtcataaacatgttaccagagtcataaacacgctacagtcataaacatgttaccagagtcataaacacgctacagtcataaacatgttaccagagtcataaacacgctacagtcataaacatgttaccagagtcataaacatgctacagtcataaacatgttaccagagtcataaacatgctacagtcataaacatgttaccagagtcataaacatgctacagtcataaacatgtcaCTAGATGTAGAAGATAAAGTCTGTTATGTATCAATAGAGCCTCCTGAATGTctcacactgtccctttaagggtgGAGTACCTCAGAGTCCCGCTGTACGCACAGGCCAGGAACAGCCCTGGGAACCCGGGGTGGTCTCTGAATATGTCCAACACAAAGTACGGCATGTACTTCACCAGAGAGGAAACACGAGTCAATAACAACGTTTACTCACAGCCAATAATCGATAAACACAGAGAGTGATCAGATCTGATCACAGGTCAGTAGAGAGTGATCAGATCTGATCACACATCAGTAGAGAGTGATCAGATCTGATCACACATCAGTAGAGAGTGATCAGATCTGATCACACATCTATAGAGGGTCTTCAGTACCAGGTCCGGGGCCGAGATGCTTCCGGACTTCAAGGGATCACAGTCGATGTAATAAGCGAACATGACGATGCCGCAAGTTGCAGCGCTGCCGACCAGGAGGCACAGACCCAGC
This window harbors:
- the slc5a5 gene encoding LOW QUALITY PROTEIN: sodium/iodide cotransporter (The sequence of the model RefSeq protein was modified relative to this genomic sequence to represent the inferred CDS: substituted 1 base at 1 genomic stop codon), whose product is MGNLGDGGMKAVIWTDVFQIVVMLAGFVAIFLHGLQFXITGGRGGTGVARNGSRINFDDFSLDPRQRYSFWSLSVGGASVWLSMYGVNQAQVQRYIACRTERDAQWALLVNQLGLCLLVGSAATCGIVMFAYYIDCDPLKSGSISAPDLYMPYFVLDIFRDHPGFPGLFLACAYSGTLSTASTSINAMAAVTMEDLLKPRLALLTQEELILVSQGLSLLYGGSCIAVAALASFLDWGVLQGSFTVMGVVSGPLLGVFVLGMFVPAANRPMRGEWCG